In Polyangia bacterium, a single genomic region encodes these proteins:
- a CDS encoding TolC family protein, with translation MNELAAQPENGSAAAPGRPAITPPPGLTEEAAVAFAMRGNPDLRALRLARGIAEGEVVAAGALANPTIGFDVIHIEDWVKTETKTQGWALQLGWQPPQPEAFAAKRAAARAGAQAVDADIAEAEWQVATSVRAAHAALLTLADKRALVEKELEARRKIVDLVGKRVAGGASTRLDLGVAQLAVAQVEREHDELAAEQIEAGTLLGQLLGTAPVSDVAGALAGETRSPPALDALVDAALEVRPALAAEERRYHQREENVRLEHAQRFPWFKFTAIPRYRADGSDVHPRDFSAGIELTVPILNLNGGPIQIAEASRDRERELFAKLVGGIRRDLAGAREEIELRAVTLRRYQADVLPSLDAQEKLLAAAVAGGQLDIVALTTAEDGILRTRSTYVDLKLAAYRAWLALDRAVGRRQSTPASR, from the coding sequence ATGAACGAGCTCGCGGCCCAACCTGAGAACGGTTCCGCGGCCGCGCCTGGGCGGCCCGCAATCACGCCTCCACCCGGGCTGACCGAGGAGGCGGCGGTCGCATTCGCGATGCGCGGCAACCCCGACCTGCGCGCCTTGCGCCTTGCCCGCGGCATCGCCGAGGGCGAGGTCGTCGCCGCAGGCGCGCTGGCCAACCCCACGATCGGGTTCGACGTCATCCACATCGAGGATTGGGTGAAGACGGAGACCAAGACGCAAGGATGGGCTTTGCAGCTCGGGTGGCAGCCGCCGCAGCCGGAGGCGTTCGCCGCGAAGCGCGCGGCCGCGCGCGCCGGTGCGCAAGCCGTCGACGCCGACATCGCCGAGGCGGAATGGCAAGTCGCCACATCCGTGCGCGCGGCACACGCGGCCCTGCTCACGCTCGCCGACAAGCGCGCGCTTGTCGAGAAGGAGCTCGAGGCGCGCCGCAAGATTGTTGACCTCGTGGGCAAGCGCGTCGCGGGAGGCGCCTCGACGCGTCTTGACCTTGGTGTCGCGCAGCTGGCCGTCGCCCAAGTCGAACGGGAACATGACGAGCTCGCGGCGGAGCAGATCGAGGCGGGGACGTTGCTCGGCCAGCTCCTCGGCACGGCGCCGGTGTCCGACGTCGCCGGTGCGCTCGCCGGCGAGACGCGCTCTCCGCCCGCGCTCGACGCGCTCGTCGACGCGGCGCTGGAAGTACGGCCGGCGCTGGCCGCCGAAGAGCGGCGCTACCACCAGCGCGAAGAAAACGTGAGGCTCGAACACGCTCAGCGTTTTCCGTGGTTCAAATTCACGGCCATCCCGCGCTACCGCGCCGACGGCTCGGACGTCCACCCGCGCGATTTCTCCGCGGGTATCGAGCTCACCGTGCCGATCCTCAACCTGAACGGCGGCCCCATCCAGATCGCCGAGGCGTCTCGGGATCGGGAGCGCGAGCTGTTCGCCAAGCTCGTGGGAGGCATCCGGCGGGACCTCGCGGGCGCGCGCGAAGAGATTGAGCTGCGCGCCGTGACGCTGCGCCGCTACCAGGCCGACGTGCTGCCGAGCCTCGACGCACAGGAGAAGCTGCTGGCGGCGGCCGTCGCGGGCGGACAGCTCGACATCGTCGCGCTCACGACGGCCGAGGATGGCATCCTGCGCACGCGCAGCACCTACGTCGACCTCAAACTCGCCGCCTACCGGGCATGGTTGGCACTCGATCGCGCCGTCGGACGGC